From the Streptomyces sp. Tu 2975 genome, one window contains:
- a CDS encoding menaquinone biosynthesis decarboxylase, whose protein sequence is MAYDDLRSLLRALEREGDLKRIKAEVDPYLEVGEIVDRVNKAGGPALLFENVRGSAMPLAMNVFGTDRRLLKSLGLKSYAEISDKIGGLLKPELPHGFIGVREAFGKLGSMVHVPPKKVKDAPVHEVVLRGDDVDLDALPALFTWPKDGGSFFNLGLTHTKHPETGVRNLGLYRLQRHDRRTIGMHWQIHKDSRNHYAVAAERGERLPVAIAFGCPPAVTYASTAPLPGDIDEYLFAGFVAGKRIEMVDCRTVPLQVPANAEVVLEGWLEPGEMLPEGPFGDHTGFYTPQEPFPALTIDCVTMRKRPLLQSIVVGRPPTEDGPLGRATERFFLPLLKIIVPDIVDYHLPESGGFHNCAIVSIDKKYPKHAQKVMHAIWGAHMMSLTKLIVVVDKDCDVHDLHEVSWRALGNTDYARDLTVVEGPVDHLDHASYQQFWGGKAGIDATRKLPEEGYTRDGGWPEMVESDPATAALVDRRWKEYGL, encoded by the coding sequence ATGGCTTACGACGATCTTCGCTCCCTGCTCCGGGCGCTGGAGCGCGAGGGCGACCTCAAGCGCATCAAGGCCGAAGTCGACCCGTATCTCGAGGTCGGGGAGATCGTCGACCGGGTGAACAAGGCAGGCGGTCCGGCCCTGCTGTTCGAGAACGTGCGCGGCTCCGCGATGCCGCTCGCGATGAACGTGTTCGGCACCGACCGCCGGCTGCTGAAGTCGCTCGGACTGAAGTCCTACGCGGAGATCAGCGACAAGATCGGCGGGCTGCTCAAGCCCGAGTTGCCGCACGGCTTCATCGGGGTGCGTGAGGCGTTCGGCAAGCTCGGATCGATGGTGCACGTGCCGCCGAAGAAGGTGAAGGACGCGCCCGTGCACGAGGTCGTCCTGCGCGGCGACGACGTCGACCTGGACGCCCTGCCTGCGCTGTTCACCTGGCCCAAGGACGGTGGCTCCTTCTTCAACCTGGGCCTCACCCACACCAAGCACCCGGAGACGGGCGTACGGAACCTCGGTCTCTACCGCCTCCAGCGCCATGACCGGCGCACCATCGGCATGCACTGGCAGATCCACAAGGACAGCCGCAACCACTACGCCGTGGCCGCCGAGCGGGGCGAGCGGCTGCCGGTCGCCATCGCGTTCGGCTGCCCGCCGGCCGTGACGTACGCCTCGACCGCGCCGCTGCCCGGCGACATCGACGAGTACCTGTTCGCCGGCTTCGTCGCGGGCAAGCGGATCGAGATGGTCGACTGCAGGACCGTGCCGCTCCAGGTACCGGCGAACGCCGAGGTCGTACTGGAGGGCTGGCTGGAGCCGGGGGAGATGCTGCCCGAGGGCCCCTTCGGCGACCACACCGGCTTCTACACGCCGCAGGAACCCTTCCCGGCGCTGACCATCGACTGCGTCACGATGCGCAAGCGGCCGCTGCTCCAGTCGATCGTGGTGGGCCGGCCGCCGACGGAGGACGGGCCGCTGGGCCGGGCGACCGAGCGCTTCTTCCTGCCCCTTCTGAAGATCATCGTGCCGGACATCGTGGACTACCACCTGCCGGAGTCGGGCGGCTTCCACAACTGCGCGATCGTCTCGATCGACAAGAAGTACCCGAAGCACGCGCAGAAGGTCATGCACGCCATCTGGGGCGCGCACATGATGTCGCTGACCAAGCTGATCGTGGTGGTGGACAAGGACTGCGACGTCCACGACCTGCACGAAGTCTCCTGGCGCGCGCTCGGCAACACCGACTACGCCCGCGACCTCACCGTCGTCGAAGGACCCGTGGACCATCTGGACCACGCGTCCTACCAGCAGTTCTGGGGCGGCAAGGCGGGTATCGACGCGACGCGCAAACTGCCGGAGGAGGGGTACACGCGGGACGGTGGCTGGCCGGAGATGGTCGAGTCCGATCCCGCGACGGCGGCGCTCGTCGACCGCCGGTGGAAGGAGTACGGCCTGTGA
- a CDS encoding PLD nuclease N-terminal domain-containing protein: MLRALMYILPLALTIYAFVDCLNTPEDEAKHLPKLAWVFIILLFWIVGPIVWFAAGKMRHAPAGGRTPSEWHRNHRTRWVAPDDNPEFLKSLKDETEKDEAVLKDWEADLRRREEDLKKREQGGEGDKS, encoded by the coding sequence ATGCTCAGGGCGCTGATGTACATCCTGCCGCTGGCGCTGACGATCTACGCGTTCGTCGACTGCCTGAACACCCCCGAGGACGAGGCGAAGCATCTCCCCAAGCTGGCGTGGGTGTTCATCATCCTGCTCTTCTGGATCGTCGGCCCGATCGTCTGGTTCGCGGCCGGCAAGATGCGGCACGCCCCGGCCGGCGGCCGCACCCCCTCCGAGTGGCACCGCAACCACCGCACCCGGTGGGTCGCCCCCGACGACAACCCGGAATTCCTGAAGTCCCTCAAGGACGAGACCGAGAAGGACGAGGCGGTCCTCAAGGACTGGGAGGCCGACCTGCGCCGCCGCGAGGAGGACCTGAAGAAGCGCGAGCAGGGCGGCGAGGGCGACAAGTCCTGA
- a CDS encoding LysR family transcriptional regulator yields MEIRLLITFERVAAHLSFTQAAAELKYAQSSVTGQIRSLESSLGAELFDRLGSRIRLTEAGERLVPYARRIIELSEEARAAVAGTDEPAGTINIGTMESLTSYRLPELLELFHHRYPRVKLSLRPTLGDETRQALRHGVYDIGFLMERETEHTGLRSEVLAPEPLVLVAAPGHPLAGAGELTTVDLADAQLVGTEPGCPYRDLFEGELRERTGAPPPFMEFGTIEATKRGVAAGLGVALLPRMTVRAELASGALVALPWEPPFRLHTQVAWREGKRLPRHVRLFIDETVRLVREQES; encoded by the coding sequence GTGGAGATCCGCCTGCTGATCACCTTCGAGAGGGTCGCTGCCCACCTCAGCTTCACGCAGGCCGCGGCGGAACTGAAGTACGCCCAGTCGAGCGTCACCGGCCAGATCCGCTCGCTGGAGAGCTCCCTGGGCGCCGAGCTGTTCGACCGGCTCGGCAGCCGCATCCGGCTCACGGAGGCGGGCGAACGGCTGGTGCCCTACGCCCGCAGGATCATCGAGCTGTCCGAGGAGGCGCGGGCGGCGGTCGCCGGGACCGACGAACCGGCGGGCACCATCAACATCGGCACCATGGAGTCGCTCACCTCCTACCGGCTCCCGGAACTGCTCGAGCTGTTCCACCACCGCTATCCCCGGGTCAAACTGTCGCTGCGCCCCACTCTGGGCGACGAGACCCGCCAGGCACTGCGCCACGGTGTGTACGACATCGGCTTCCTGATGGAACGGGAGACGGAGCACACGGGCCTCCGGAGCGAGGTTCTGGCTCCGGAGCCGCTGGTGCTGGTGGCCGCGCCCGGCCATCCGCTGGCCGGGGCCGGGGAGCTGACCACCGTCGATCTGGCGGACGCCCAGCTGGTGGGCACCGAACCGGGCTGCCCGTACCGGGACCTCTTCGAGGGCGAGCTGCGCGAGCGGACCGGTGCGCCGCCGCCGTTCATGGAGTTCGGCACGATCGAGGCCACCAAGCGGGGTGTGGCCGCAGGTCTCGGGGTCGCGCTGCTGCCCCGGATGACGGTCCGTGCGGAACTGGCGTCCGGGGCGCTGGTCGCGCTGCCGTGGGAACCGCCGTTCCGGCTGCACACGCAGGTGGCGTGGCGGGAGGGGAAGCGGCTGCCCCGGCATGTGCGGCTGTTCATCGACGAGACGGTCCGGCTGGTGCGGGAGCAGGAGTCGTAG
- a CDS encoding DMT family transporter has product MTTETAQTAASASRRGTVELTLAMVLSGTLGVFVVESGASPFEVVFFRCLFGALALGAYCLARGYFTDHAFTPRKLALAALGGVFIVFNWVFLFEAYEESSISLATVVYHTQPFYVVLLGALLFKERLTAAAFGWLGVAFVGLVLVSGVSPTDPGPLAGLGFALLAALFYAVSTVITKRVTGVKPHLVALVQVLVGIPLLLPFADFAAVSGLGAGWAWLVGLGLIHTCLMYVLMYSAYQKLATAKIAVLAFVYPAVAMVVDRAVYGHHIGLVQALGVPLILLASLRINRARPRTVARSTAPQVPATTPAPAPAGPSRR; this is encoded by the coding sequence ATGACAACCGAGACCGCGCAGACCGCCGCGAGCGCCTCCAGGCGCGGCACCGTCGAACTCACCCTGGCCATGGTGCTCTCCGGCACCCTCGGCGTCTTCGTCGTCGAGTCGGGCGCCTCCCCGTTCGAGGTCGTGTTCTTCCGCTGCCTCTTCGGCGCCCTCGCGCTCGGCGCCTACTGCCTGGCACGCGGCTACTTCACCGACCACGCCTTCACACCGAGGAAGCTGGCGCTCGCCGCGCTCGGCGGCGTCTTCATCGTCTTCAACTGGGTGTTCCTCTTCGAGGCGTACGAGGAGTCGTCCATCTCGCTCGCGACCGTCGTCTATCACACCCAGCCGTTCTACGTGGTGCTGCTCGGCGCGCTGCTGTTCAAAGAGCGGCTGACCGCCGCGGCGTTCGGCTGGCTCGGCGTCGCGTTCGTCGGTCTCGTCCTCGTCTCCGGGGTGAGCCCCACGGACCCCGGCCCGCTCGCCGGGCTGGGATTCGCCCTGCTGGCCGCGCTGTTCTACGCGGTCTCCACGGTGATCACCAAGCGCGTCACCGGGGTGAAGCCGCATCTGGTCGCGCTGGTGCAGGTGCTGGTCGGCATCCCGCTGCTGCTGCCCTTCGCCGACTTCGCGGCGGTGAGCGGCCTCGGCGCCGGCTGGGCCTGGCTGGTGGGCCTCGGCCTGATCCACACCTGCCTGATGTACGTGCTGATGTACTCGGCCTACCAGAAGCTCGCCACCGCGAAGATCGCCGTGCTGGCCTTCGTCTATCCGGCCGTCGCCATGGTCGTGGACCGGGCGGTGTACGGGCACCACATCGGACTCGTCCAGGCGCTGGGTGTCCCGCTGATCCTGCTGGCCTCGCTGCGGATCAACCGCGCCCGGCCGCGTACCGTGGCCCGCTCCACGGCGCCTCAGGTTCCCGCTACGACTCCTGCTCCCGCACCAGCCGGACCGTCTCGTCGATGA
- a CDS encoding nucleoside deaminase, translating into MAQDRYGTWLETAVAEARAGLAEGGIPIGAALYGADGTLIGRGHNRRVQDGDPSAHAETEAFRAAGRQRSYTGTTMVTTLSPCWYCSGLVRQFGISRVVIGEAETFHGGHDWLAVNGVEIVLLDDPACRSMMRDFVAASPGLWQEDIGA; encoded by the coding sequence ATGGCACAGGACAGGTACGGGACATGGCTGGAGACGGCTGTGGCCGAGGCCCGGGCCGGCCTCGCGGAGGGCGGCATCCCCATCGGCGCTGCGCTCTACGGCGCGGACGGCACCCTCATCGGCCGTGGCCACAACCGCCGCGTGCAGGACGGTGATCCGTCGGCGCACGCCGAGACGGAGGCGTTCCGTGCCGCGGGCCGGCAGCGCTCCTACACCGGCACGACGATGGTGACGACCTTGTCGCCGTGCTGGTACTGCAGCGGCCTGGTGCGGCAGTTCGGCATCTCGCGGGTGGTGATCGGCGAGGCGGAGACCTTCCACGGCGGCCACGACTGGCTGGCCGTGAACGGCGTGGAGATCGTGCTCCTCGACGACCCCGCGTGCCGGTCGATGATGCGCGACTTCGTCGCCGCCAGCCCCGGCCTCTGGCAGGAGGACATCGGTGCCTGA
- a CDS encoding SRPBCC domain-containing protein, which yields MSDVIPHGTVETRDDGTHLLRYELHLPHPVIRVWAAVATPEGLPTWLCAADVLEPRVGGAVRLRWLNADAEGRHTVAEGRVTAWDVDRVAEYTVSVHGRIRFHLEPHGADGTVLRFTNELRCDDGVLLDCLAGWHNHFELLTDALGGRPTTDWATWTPKRWQELRDSYAAA from the coding sequence ATGAGTGACGTAATCCCCCACGGCACCGTCGAGACCCGGGACGACGGCACTCACCTGTTGCGGTACGAACTCCACCTGCCGCATCCGGTGATCCGGGTATGGGCCGCCGTCGCCACGCCCGAAGGGCTGCCGACCTGGCTCTGCGCCGCCGACGTACTCGAACCGAGAGTCGGCGGCGCGGTCCGGCTCCGCTGGCTCAACGCGGACGCCGAGGGCCGGCACACCGTCGCCGAAGGACGTGTCACCGCCTGGGACGTGGACCGGGTCGCCGAGTACACCGTCTCCGTCCACGGCCGCATCCGCTTCCACCTCGAACCGCACGGCGCGGACGGCACCGTGCTGCGCTTCACCAACGAACTGCGCTGCGACGACGGAGTGCTGCTGGACTGTCTGGCCGGCTGGCACAACCACTTCGAACTGCTGACCGACGCCCTCGGCGGTAGGCCGACGACCGACTGGGCCACCTGGACACCGAAGCGCTGGCAGGAACTGCGGGATTCCTACGCCGCGGCGTAG
- the ccsB gene encoding c-type cytochrome biogenesis protein CcsB encodes MTLAAATNANLAEISNYLIYSSMAVYTLAFFAHIAEWTLGSRSKVARTAAALTAPDRKAPADAPKIQVQGGGTAVLEKPKVVTRSAGGARDVPDGPGAHGGTESGDLYGRIAVSLTTLAFLIEAAGVTSRALSVQRAPWGNMYEFSTTFSTVVVGVYLALLLAKKNVRWAGLPLVTTVLLDLGIAVTWLYTESDQLVPALDSYWLWIHVSTAIFCGAVFYLGAVGTVLYLFRDSYEAKLARGGKPGRFATSVLERLPAAASLDKFSYRVNAAVFPLWTFTIIAGAIWAGDAWGRYWGWDAKEVWSFITWVAYAAYLHARATAGWKGRKAAYLALIAFACWLFNYYGVNMFVNSLHSYAGVE; translated from the coding sequence GTGACGCTCGCCGCCGCAACCAACGCGAACCTGGCGGAGATCAGCAACTACCTGATCTATTCGTCGATGGCCGTCTACACGCTGGCCTTCTTCGCGCACATCGCCGAGTGGACGCTCGGCAGCCGCAGCAAGGTTGCCCGTACGGCGGCCGCACTGACCGCGCCCGACCGGAAGGCCCCGGCCGACGCCCCGAAGATCCAGGTCCAGGGCGGCGGCACCGCCGTCCTGGAGAAGCCGAAGGTCGTCACCCGTTCCGCGGGCGGCGCCCGCGACGTCCCCGACGGGCCGGGCGCGCACGGTGGCACAGAGAGCGGTGACCTGTACGGCCGCATCGCGGTGTCCCTGACCACGCTCGCCTTCCTGATCGAGGCCGCCGGCGTCACCTCCCGGGCCCTGTCGGTGCAGCGGGCGCCCTGGGGCAACATGTACGAGTTCTCCACGACGTTCTCGACCGTCGTCGTGGGCGTGTACCTGGCGCTGCTGCTCGCCAAGAAGAACGTCCGCTGGGCCGGGCTGCCGCTGGTCACCACCGTGCTGCTCGACCTGGGCATCGCCGTCACCTGGCTCTACACGGAGAGCGACCAGCTGGTCCCTGCCCTGGACTCGTACTGGCTGTGGATCCACGTCTCCACCGCGATCTTCTGCGGCGCGGTCTTCTACCTCGGCGCAGTGGGTACGGTCCTCTACCTGTTCCGCGACTCCTACGAGGCCAAGCTGGCCCGGGGCGGCAAGCCCGGCCGCTTCGCCACCTCGGTCCTGGAGCGGCTGCCCGCCGCCGCGTCGCTCGACAAGTTCTCCTACCGCGTCAACGCCGCCGTCTTCCCGCTGTGGACGTTCACGATCATCGCGGGCGCGATCTGGGCCGGCGACGCGTGGGGCCGCTACTGGGGCTGGGACGCCAAGGAGGTCTGGTCGTTCATCACCTGGGTCGCCTACGCCGCCTATCTGCACGCCCGCGCGACGGCCGGCTGGAAGGGCCGCAAGGCCGCGTACCTGGCGCTGATCGCCTTCGCCTGCTGGCTGTTCAACTACTACGGCGTGAACATGTTCGTGAACAGCCTGCACTCGTACGCGGGCGTGGAGTGA
- a CDS encoding cytochrome c biogenesis protein ResB: MSKTEERDLRDAGAQLSTAPTENPADQAIGGPTLSVVGWVRWFWRQLTSMRVALILLFMLSLGAIPGSLVPQNSVDELKVEAFKKQHDLLTPVYEKLQFFDVYSSVWFSAIYILLFVSLIGCIVPRSWQFVGQLRSRPPGAPKRLTRLPAYTTWRTETDPEQVRGAALAILKKRRFRADAAGDAVAAEKGYLREAGNLVFHVSLIVMLVAFATGTLFKSEGGKLIVEGDGFSNTLIQYDDFKSGSLFDTDELVPFSFSLDSFTGTYAKDGPQRGTPRTYEAAVTWSKGDGPARKSVIEVNKPLEVDGTKVYLLSHGYAPVVTVRDGKGKVVSSGAVPLLPIDSNVTSTGAIKVMDGYRDKHGKKDQLGFQAFFVPTFAGAGHGDMFSQFPGLEFPVLALTGYHGSLGVDAGLPQNVYQLDTRKMEQFKDADGEILKQRLRPGETMKLPDGAGSITFENEVKEWASFQISQQPGNGWALAGAIAAITGLIGSLFIQRRRIWVRAVRGADGVTVVEMAGLGRAESAKLPEELAELAVTLNAQAPTAPEPVEVPAEGAEK, translated from the coding sequence ATGAGCAAGACCGAAGAGCGCGACCTCCGCGACGCCGGAGCGCAGCTGTCCACCGCCCCCACGGAGAATCCGGCCGACCAGGCGATCGGCGGGCCCACGCTCTCCGTCGTCGGCTGGGTCCGCTGGTTCTGGCGCCAGCTGACCTCCATGCGGGTCGCGCTGATCCTGCTGTTCATGCTGTCGCTCGGCGCCATCCCCGGCTCCCTCGTCCCGCAGAACAGCGTGGACGAGCTCAAGGTGGAGGCGTTCAAGAAGCAGCACGACCTCCTGACGCCGGTATACGAGAAGCTCCAGTTCTTCGACGTCTACAGCTCGGTGTGGTTCTCCGCGATCTACATCCTGCTGTTCGTCTCGCTCATCGGCTGCATCGTGCCGCGCAGTTGGCAGTTCGTCGGTCAGCTCCGCAGCCGGCCGCCGGGAGCGCCGAAGCGGCTCACCCGTCTGCCCGCGTACACCACCTGGCGCACAGAAACCGATCCGGAGCAGGTGCGCGGGGCGGCACTGGCGATCCTGAAGAAGCGCCGCTTCCGTGCCGACGCGGCGGGCGATGCCGTCGCCGCGGAGAAGGGCTACCTGCGCGAGGCGGGCAACCTCGTCTTCCATGTGTCGCTGATCGTGATGCTGGTCGCGTTCGCCACGGGGACACTGTTCAAGTCCGAGGGCGGAAAGCTGATCGTCGAGGGCGACGGCTTCTCCAACACGCTCATCCAGTACGACGACTTCAAGTCCGGGTCGCTGTTCGACACCGACGAACTCGTGCCGTTCAGCTTCAGCCTGGACAGCTTCACCGGGACGTACGCGAAGGACGGCCCGCAGCGGGGCACCCCGCGCACCTACGAGGCGGCCGTCACCTGGTCCAAGGGCGACGGTCCCGCGCGGAAGTCGGTCATCGAGGTCAACAAGCCGCTCGAGGTCGACGGCACCAAGGTCTATCTGCTGTCGCACGGCTACGCACCCGTCGTCACCGTCAGGGACGGCAAGGGCAAGGTCGTCTCCAGCGGTGCCGTGCCGCTGCTGCCGATCGACTCCAACGTCACCTCGACCGGCGCGATCAAGGTGATGGACGGCTACCGCGACAAGCACGGCAAGAAGGACCAGCTCGGCTTCCAGGCCTTCTTCGTACCGACGTTCGCGGGCGCGGGACACGGCGACATGTTCTCCCAGTTCCCCGGGCTCGAGTTCCCGGTGCTCGCGCTCACCGGCTACCACGGCAGCCTCGGCGTCGACGCCGGCCTTCCGCAGAACGTGTACCAGCTCGACACCCGCAAGATGGAGCAGTTCAAGGACGCCGACGGGGAGATCCTCAAGCAGCGCCTGCGGCCCGGCGAGACCATGAAGCTGCCCGACGGCGCCGGTTCCATCACCTTCGAGAACGAGGTGAAGGAGTGGGCGAGCTTCCAGATCTCTCAGCAGCCCGGCAACGGCTGGGCGCTGGCCGGCGCGATCGCGGCCATCACCGGTCTGATCGGCTCACTGTTCATCCAGCGCCGCCGCATCTGGGTGCGCGCGGTGCGAGGCGCGGACGGTGTGACCGTGGTCGAGATGGCCGGCCTCGGCCGAGCCGAGTCCGCGAAGCTCCCGGAGGAGCTGGCGGAGCTGGCCGTGACCCTCAATGCACAGGCGCCGACCGCGCCTGAACCCGTAGAAGTTCCTGCCGAAGGGGCTGAGAAGTGA
- a CDS encoding cytochrome c biogenesis protein CcdA, translating into MNETVFGGALLLALPIAVLGGLVSFFSPCVLPLVPGYLSYVTGVTGTDLADARRGRMVVGASLFVLGFTVVFVSGGAFFGYFGNTLLGHRDVLSKVLGVLMVLLGVFFMGLMPWLTQREFRFHKKPATGLVGAPLLGALFGVGWAPCIGPTLASVQALALNEGSAGRGAVLSVAYCVGLGLPFIVAAVAFRKALGAFGWIKRHYTWVMRIGGVMMIATGLLLLTGAWDTLVQEMQGWSNGFTVGI; encoded by the coding sequence ATGAACGAGACGGTGTTCGGGGGCGCGCTGCTCCTCGCGCTGCCCATCGCCGTGCTCGGCGGACTCGTCTCCTTCTTCTCGCCGTGCGTCCTGCCCCTGGTGCCCGGCTACCTCTCCTATGTGACCGGCGTCACCGGTACCGACCTGGCCGACGCCAGGCGCGGCCGGATGGTCGTCGGCGCGTCGCTGTTCGTCCTCGGCTTCACCGTCGTCTTCGTCTCCGGCGGCGCCTTCTTCGGTTACTTCGGCAACACGCTGCTGGGACACCGGGACGTGCTGTCCAAGGTCCTCGGCGTGCTGATGGTCCTGCTGGGCGTGTTCTTCATGGGGCTGATGCCCTGGCTCACCCAGCGCGAGTTCCGCTTCCACAAGAAGCCGGCGACCGGCCTGGTCGGCGCTCCGCTGCTCGGCGCCCTGTTCGGAGTGGGCTGGGCCCCGTGCATCGGCCCGACCCTCGCGTCGGTGCAGGCCCTCGCGCTCAACGAGGGAAGCGCGGGCCGCGGGGCCGTACTGTCTGTCGCGTACTGCGTCGGTCTCGGTCTGCCGTTCATCGTCGCCGCGGTCGCCTTCCGGAAGGCGCTCGGCGCCTTCGGCTGGATCAAGCGGCACTACACATGGGTGATGCGGATCGGCGGGGTCATGATGATCGCGACCGGTCTGCTGCTGCTCACAGGTGCATGGGACACCCTGGTGCAGGAGATGCAGGGATGGTCGAACGGCTTCACGGTGGGGATCTGA
- a CDS encoding TlpA disulfide reductase family protein — MSLSRAPRAALLTALVASGALTLSACGDGGKSGGGGDTNFVTGTGGIDTVAKGERRAPKKLAGRTLDGGHLDIADLKGKIVVMNVWGSWCAPCRSEAPYFAKVAKETEADGVEFVGINTRDPQKGPALAFEKDYGVGYPSLYDPIGKLIVNGFPKGSLNPQAIPSTIVLDREGKIAARSLKALDDEELRKMIDPLIAEK; from the coding sequence ATGAGCCTTAGCCGTGCCCCCCGTGCCGCCCTGCTGACCGCCCTGGTCGCCTCAGGTGCGCTCACCCTGTCGGCCTGCGGCGACGGTGGGAAGTCCGGAGGCGGCGGTGACACGAACTTCGTCACCGGCACCGGCGGCATCGACACGGTCGCCAAGGGCGAGCGCCGGGCCCCAAAGAAGCTCGCGGGCCGGACACTCGACGGCGGACACCTCGACATCGCCGACCTCAAAGGCAAGATCGTCGTGATGAACGTCTGGGGATCATGGTGTGCCCCCTGCCGTTCCGAGGCCCCCTATTTCGCGAAGGTCGCCAAGGAGACCGAGGCGGACGGCGTCGAGTTCGTCGGGATCAACACCCGCGACCCGCAGAAGGGCCCCGCCCTCGCCTTCGAGAAGGATTACGGCGTCGGCTATCCGAGCCTCTACGACCCGATCGGGAAACTGATCGTCAACGGTTTCCCCAAGGGCAGCCTCAACCCGCAGGCCATTCCCTCCACGATCGTCCTCGACCGGGAAGGGAAGATCGCGGCGCGTTCGCTCAAGGCGCTCGACGACGAGGAACTCCGCAAGATGATCGACCCGTTGATCGCGGAGAAGTGA
- a CDS encoding histidine phosphatase family protein, with protein sequence MRHGEVHNPDGVLYGRRAGYHLSELGRQMADRVAEHLSGRDITHVVASPLERAQETAMPIAKGHGLALETDERLIEAGNVFEGKTFGVGDGALRKPGNWRHLTNPFRPSWGEPYVEQVVRMMAALDAAREAARGHEAVCVSHQLPIWTVRSFVERRRLWHDPRRRQCTLASLTTFTYEGNRIVSVGYTEPARDLVPPHLLAGARPVKGKSKAFGA encoded by the coding sequence ATGCGCCACGGCGAAGTGCACAACCCCGACGGTGTCCTCTACGGCCGCCGCGCTGGTTACCACCTCTCCGAGCTCGGGCGGCAGATGGCCGACCGGGTCGCCGAGCACCTCTCCGGCCGGGACATCACCCATGTCGTCGCCTCGCCGCTGGAGCGCGCGCAGGAGACGGCCATGCCCATCGCCAAGGGGCACGGCCTCGCGCTCGAGACGGACGAGCGGCTGATCGAGGCGGGCAACGTCTTCGAGGGCAAGACCTTCGGCGTCGGCGACGGCGCGCTGCGCAAGCCGGGCAACTGGCGGCATCTGACCAACCCGTTCCGCCCGTCGTGGGGCGAGCCTTACGTGGAGCAGGTCGTGCGGATGATGGCGGCGCTGGACGCGGCACGGGAAGCGGCGCGCGGCCACGAGGCCGTGTGCGTCAGCCACCAGCTGCCCATCTGGACGGTGCGCAGCTTCGTGGAGCGCCGCCGGCTGTGGCACGACCCGCGGCGCAGGCAGTGCACGCTCGCCTCGCTGACCACCTTCACCTACGAGGGCAACCGGATCGTCTCCGTGGGATACACGGAACCGGCCCGCGATCTTGTGCCGCCGCATCTTCTCGCCGGCGCCAGGCCGGTGAAGGGGAAGAGCAAGGCATTCGGCGCTTAG